One genomic window of Aquisalimonas sp. 2447 includes the following:
- a CDS encoding MipA/OmpV family protein, with product MPRNALWRLFLLFATFLLILGPTAHAQGPPTGWSLGAATVVSGKPYGDADYDVMPVPFIGYEGERFFFRGLGLGWRLPDAGPVSTELVARARMQSFRASDDPVLAGMDTRRRTAEGGVRFSTGPRWLRLEASVYQELLGRHDGQVLEARVSLPFPAGQWIVIPSVGVDWQSADMTAYYYGVRDGEATGERPAYSPGASLNRTVGLGLRYRGGERAGVIVQVNREFFGGTLRDSPIVEGGGRWSGIVGFSWRL from the coding sequence ATGCCCCGGAATGCCCTCTGGCGCCTCTTCTTGCTGTTCGCCACGTTTCTGCTGATACTGGGCCCCACCGCCCATGCCCAAGGACCTCCCACCGGCTGGTCCCTGGGCGCCGCTACCGTCGTCTCCGGCAAACCCTACGGGGATGCCGACTATGACGTCATGCCGGTCCCGTTCATTGGCTATGAGGGCGAGCGGTTCTTCTTTCGCGGTCTGGGCCTGGGCTGGCGCCTGCCGGATGCGGGCCCGGTGAGCACCGAGCTGGTCGCCCGCGCGCGCATGCAGAGCTTCCGCGCCTCGGATGATCCCGTGCTGGCGGGCATGGACACCCGCCGGCGCACGGCGGAAGGCGGTGTGCGGTTCAGTACCGGCCCACGCTGGCTGCGCCTGGAGGCCAGCGTCTACCAGGAACTGCTTGGCCGCCACGACGGCCAGGTGCTGGAGGCGCGGGTGTCGCTGCCGTTCCCTGCAGGCCAGTGGATCGTCATTCCCTCGGTGGGCGTGGACTGGCAGAGCGCCGACATGACGGCCTACTACTACGGCGTCCGCGATGGCGAGGCGACGGGGGAACGCCCTGCCTACTCCCCCGGGGCATCCCTGAACCGGACGGTGGGCCTGGGTCTGCGCTACCGGGGCGGTGAGCGCGCCGGGGTGATCGTGCAGGTCAACCGGGAGTTCTTCGGCGGCACCCTGCGGGACAGCCCCATCGTCGAGGGCGGCGGGCGCTGGTCGGGCATTGTCGGGTTTTCCTGGCGTCTATAG
- a CDS encoding porin, with product MPRITAIRCLAVASALAAAGTGHAADIRIDGRLQAAYTYFDTSAGGHGSTVGDDKGQSRLGVQARQAVGEGFAALGRAEVGLDPDTFGSGEGDGGNPFRAREAWVGMQWGGGQLRGGRLPGAYKQVGGIHWDLMNATELQQRRAGGLAGGDYANTGFLNSLAEYRTPPLGGFEFIAQYGFDDRSDDNGTDRNGDDFLFGAIYREGPWELIGAYSRDDSRSSGDNRNWKLGARFDMGEASLAYHYEKVRVRDQIDDAVVNRSSGNLTIEPTGDEFDFNTRHHMVGVSQMYGTSMLWLAWGYMDADESDFDIQNATAAWTQFFGEGFRWYTGVQYQDRGRAYDTRHMTVVSTGVRLDF from the coding sequence ATGCCGCGCATCACCGCAATTCGCTGCCTCGCCGTGGCCTCGGCACTGGCGGCCGCTGGGACGGGGCACGCCGCCGACATCCGCATCGACGGCCGCCTGCAGGCGGCCTACACCTATTTCGACACTTCCGCCGGCGGCCACGGCAGCACCGTGGGCGACGACAAGGGCCAGAGCCGGCTCGGCGTCCAGGCCCGACAGGCGGTGGGCGAAGGCTTTGCCGCTTTGGGCCGCGCCGAGGTGGGACTGGACCCGGACACCTTCGGCAGCGGCGAGGGTGATGGCGGCAATCCGTTCCGCGCCCGGGAGGCCTGGGTGGGCATGCAGTGGGGAGGCGGCCAGTTGCGCGGCGGTCGCCTACCCGGCGCCTACAAGCAGGTGGGCGGCATTCACTGGGATCTGATGAATGCCACCGAACTGCAGCAGCGCCGCGCCGGCGGGCTCGCCGGGGGCGATTACGCCAATACCGGGTTTCTCAACAGCCTGGCGGAGTACCGCACGCCGCCGCTGGGCGGCTTCGAGTTCATCGCCCAGTACGGCTTCGACGACCGCTCCGATGACAACGGCACCGACCGCAACGGCGATGACTTCCTGTTCGGGGCCATCTACCGCGAGGGGCCTTGGGAGCTGATCGGCGCCTACAGCCGGGATGACAGCCGCTCATCCGGCGACAACCGCAACTGGAAGCTGGGCGCACGTTTCGACATGGGCGAGGCCAGCCTGGCGTACCACTACGAGAAGGTCCGCGTGCGGGACCAGATCGATGATGCGGTGGTGAACCGCAGCAGCGGGAACCTGACGATTGAACCCACCGGCGACGAGTTCGATTTCAATACCCGCCACCACATGGTGGGCGTGAGCCAGATGTACGGTACCAGCATGCTCTGGCTTGCCTGGGGGTACATGGATGCCGATGAGAGCGATTTCGACATCCAGAACGCCACGGCGGCATGGACCCAGTTCTTCGGCGAGGGATTCCGGTGGTACACCGGGGTGCAGTATCAGGACCGCGGCCGGGCGTACGACACGCGGCACATGACGGTGGTATCGACAGGGGTGCGGCTCGATTTCTGA
- a CDS encoding ABC transporter permease: protein MHHLPIVSLRFLAIWRRNLLVWRKLMLPSIMGNFGEPLLYLLALGYGFGRLVGDIGELPYIMFLASGIICSSAMNTSSFEALYSAYTRMTVQRTWGAMLDAPLNVDDVALGEISWAATKALISSTAILVVASVLGLVGGWQAILVLPVILLTGFCFGACAMVITAVSRSYDFFLYYFTLVMTPMLLLSGVFFPLDQLPDLVATGAFLLPLAHAVEIVRPLMLGGYPDNVLLHLAVLAVYGIGAFWVATLILRRRLMS from the coding sequence ATGCACCACCTGCCCATTGTTTCCCTGCGCTTCCTTGCCATCTGGCGGCGCAACCTGCTGGTCTGGCGCAAGCTGATGCTGCCGTCGATCATGGGCAACTTCGGCGAGCCGCTGCTCTATCTGCTGGCGCTGGGCTACGGCTTCGGCCGCCTGGTGGGGGATATCGGCGAGCTGCCCTACATCATGTTCCTGGCCTCGGGCATCATCTGCTCCAGCGCCATGAACACCTCCAGCTTCGAGGCCTTGTACTCCGCCTATACCCGGATGACCGTACAGCGCACCTGGGGCGCGATGCTGGACGCCCCCCTGAACGTCGACGACGTCGCCCTGGGCGAGATCAGTTGGGCGGCCACCAAGGCGCTGATCAGCTCCACCGCCATCCTGGTGGTGGCCAGCGTGCTGGGGCTTGTCGGCGGCTGGCAGGCGATCCTGGTGCTGCCGGTGATCCTGCTCACTGGTTTTTGCTTCGGCGCCTGCGCCATGGTGATCACCGCCGTGTCGCGGAGCTACGACTTCTTCCTCTACTACTTCACCCTGGTGATGACGCCCATGCTGCTGCTCAGCGGCGTGTTCTTCCCGCTGGACCAGTTGCCGGACCTGGTGGCCACCGGCGCCTTCCTGCTGCCGCTGGCCCATGCCGTGGAGATCGTGCGGCCGCTGATGCTGGGCGGGTATCCGGATAACGTGCTGCTGCATCTGGCGGTGCTGGCAGTCTATGGAATCGGTGCCTTCTGGGTGGCGACCCTGATCCTGCGGCGGCGGTTGATGAGCTGA
- a CDS encoding ATP-binding cassette domain-containing protein — translation MADLMQEQAPRADTGELVVRARGLRKRYGDTEVVCGVDLDVRRGECFGLLGPNGAGKTTTLRMLLGQTPPSSGELQVLGHPVPEQARSARNRIGVVPQMDNLDPDFTVRENLFTYARYFGLDGPEVQQRVDRLLEFAQLDGRSRAQIQALSGGMKRRLSLARALVNEPDLVVLDEPSTGLDPQARQHIWQRLNALVEQGRTLILTTHYMEEAERLCDRLAIIDHGAIIACDTPRRLIAEHIEPHVIELRGHDIGRWQEEGATLADRAERVGDTLLFYTRDPEPLLGALGANPEQRYWHRPAGLEDVFLRLTGHELRD, via the coding sequence ATGGCAGACCTCATGCAGGAACAGGCCCCGCGCGCCGATACTGGCGAGCTCGTGGTCCGCGCCCGCGGCCTGCGCAAGCGCTACGGTGACACCGAAGTCGTCTGCGGCGTGGATCTGGACGTCCGCCGCGGCGAATGCTTCGGCCTGCTGGGTCCCAACGGCGCCGGCAAGACCACCACCCTGCGCATGCTGCTGGGGCAGACACCGCCCAGCAGCGGGGAACTCCAGGTGCTCGGCCACCCGGTACCGGAGCAGGCGCGTAGCGCGCGCAACCGCATCGGCGTTGTTCCGCAGATGGACAACCTGGACCCGGACTTCACCGTCCGCGAAAACCTGTTCACCTACGCCCGCTACTTCGGTCTGGACGGTCCGGAGGTGCAGCAGCGGGTGGATCGGCTGTTGGAGTTCGCCCAGCTCGATGGTCGCTCACGGGCCCAGATCCAGGCCCTGTCCGGCGGCATGAAGCGGCGCCTCAGCCTGGCCCGGGCGCTGGTCAACGAACCGGACCTGGTGGTGCTGGACGAGCCCAGCACCGGACTGGACCCCCAGGCGCGCCAGCATATCTGGCAGCGTCTCAATGCCCTGGTGGAACAGGGGCGCACCCTGATTCTCACCACCCACTACATGGAAGAGGCCGAGCGCCTGTGCGACCGCCTGGCCATCATCGACCACGGCGCCATCATCGCCTGCGACACCCCGCGCCGGCTCATCGCCGAGCATATCGAGCCCCACGTGATCGAACTGCGCGGCCACGACATCGGCCGCTGGCAGGAAGAGGGCGCGACGCTGGCGGACCGCGCCGAACGGGTCGGCGATACGCTGCTGTTCTACACACGGGATCCGGAGCCCCTGCTGGGCGCCCTTGGCGCCAATCCCGAGCAGCGTTACTGGCACCGCCCGGCGGGCCTTGAAGATGTCTTCCTTCGCCTCACCGGCCACGAGCTACGGGATTGA
- a CDS encoding LEA type 2 family protein gives MMHPRLRVRLLIGLVAAGLFSLAACSVFQPELEEPEFRLERVTVLALGLSEQRFRLTLEVDNPNRQSLQVREIRYAVTLGGLDFAEGESTEGFRLAGEDTTTVDLEARTQLLGSLPELSRMAYSGQRSFDYTLGGEVKYGRFFRGTRAFDRTGSVRLLLD, from the coding sequence ATGATGCACCCGCGTTTAAGGGTCCGCCTGTTGATCGGCCTGGTTGCTGCCGGCCTGTTCTCGCTGGCGGCGTGCAGTGTGTTTCAGCCGGAGCTGGAGGAACCGGAGTTCCGCCTGGAGCGCGTGACGGTGCTCGCGCTGGGCCTCAGCGAGCAGCGCTTCCGGCTCACCCTGGAGGTGGACAACCCGAACCGGCAGTCGTTGCAGGTCCGGGAGATCCGCTACGCCGTGACCCTGGGTGGGCTGGACTTCGCGGAGGGAGAGTCCACCGAGGGGTTCCGCCTTGCCGGGGAGGATACTACCACGGTGGATCTGGAGGCGCGCACCCAGCTCCTGGGCAGCCTGCCGGAGCTCAGCCGCATGGCGTACAGCGGGCAGAGGAGTTTCGACTACACCCTCGGTGGCGAGGTGAAGTACGGGCGTTTCTTCCGGGGAACGCGGGCGTTTGACCGAACCGGGTCGGTGCGGTTGTTGCTGGATTGA
- a CDS encoding phosphoadenylyl-sulfate reductase, translating into MTNSRATVAPLPEGRDFDLEAINTELEQATAQERVQWGLEQFGQRIVLSSSFGAQAAVSLHMVTRARPDIPVILVDTGYLFPETYRFVDDLTERLGLNLHVYRNALSPAWQEARYGKLWEQGVDGIDQYNRMNKVEPMQRALAELRAEAWFAGLRRQQASSREGLDVVAEQNGRFKVHPLIDWTDRDVYRYLVDHDLPYHPLWHQGYVSIGDVHTTRRLDDGMTEEETRFFGLKRECGLHEHV; encoded by the coding sequence ATGACCAACAGCCGAGCCACAGTCGCACCGCTGCCCGAAGGGCGCGATTTCGACCTTGAGGCGATCAATACCGAGCTTGAGCAGGCCACTGCGCAGGAGCGCGTTCAGTGGGGGCTGGAGCAGTTCGGTCAGCGCATCGTGCTGTCCTCGAGCTTTGGGGCGCAGGCGGCTGTGTCGCTGCACATGGTCACCAGGGCGCGCCCGGACATCCCCGTGATCCTGGTGGATACCGGCTACCTGTTCCCGGAGACCTACCGCTTCGTGGACGACCTCACCGAGCGGCTCGGGCTCAACCTGCATGTCTACCGCAACGCGCTCAGCCCCGCCTGGCAGGAAGCCCGGTACGGCAAGCTTTGGGAGCAGGGTGTCGACGGCATCGATCAGTACAACCGCATGAACAAGGTCGAGCCCATGCAGCGCGCCCTGGCCGAGCTTCGGGCGGAAGCCTGGTTCGCTGGCCTGCGTCGCCAGCAGGCCAGCTCCCGGGAAGGGCTCGACGTGGTGGCAGAGCAGAACGGGCGCTTCAAGGTCCATCCCCTCATCGACTGGACCGACCGCGACGTGTATCGCTACCTGGTGGATCACGATCTGCCCTACCACCCGCTGTGGCACCAAGGCTACGTCTCCATCGGCGACGTTCACACCACACGCCGCCTGGACGACGGCATGACCGAAGAAGAAACGCGCTTCTTCGGCCTCAAGCGCGAGTGCGGTCTGCACGAACACGTTTGA
- a CDS encoding cyclopropane-fatty-acyl-phospholipid synthase family protein: MQTLIGLVEQGRVPDQLVRMGIRRLLGERLREEGGDCEARREAMHTLLAAMDDSPVALATDTANEQHYELPAGFFETVLGPHLKYSCCLWPDSVDDLEQAEAAMLALTCERAGLAEGQEILELGCGWGALSLWMAEHYPGSRITAVSNSSSQRAFIEARRDARGLNNLTVITADMNDFTTDARFHRVVSLEMFEHMRNWRELLRRIHGWLEPGGQLFFHVFCHRELAYVFETQGEHDWMGRYFFTDGLMPADSLPLYYQEHLQMRRHWRVNGRHYETTCNAWLQRMDASRGHIEKVFADTYGADHVGLWWNRWRIFFMACAELFGYRGGDEWFVSHYLMAKPAGEQV, translated from the coding sequence ATGCAGACACTCATCGGGCTCGTGGAGCAGGGACGGGTCCCCGACCAACTGGTGCGCATGGGTATCCGCCGGCTCCTGGGTGAGCGCTTGCGGGAGGAGGGCGGTGACTGCGAGGCACGTCGCGAAGCCATGCACACCCTGCTTGCGGCCATGGACGACAGCCCCGTGGCGCTGGCCACCGATACCGCCAACGAGCAGCACTACGAACTCCCGGCGGGGTTCTTCGAGACCGTGCTGGGTCCGCACCTGAAGTACTCCTGCTGCCTCTGGCCGGACAGTGTCGACGATCTTGAGCAGGCCGAGGCGGCCATGCTGGCGCTGACCTGCGAGCGGGCGGGGCTGGCCGAAGGCCAGGAGATCCTCGAATTGGGCTGTGGCTGGGGCGCGCTGTCCCTGTGGATGGCGGAGCACTATCCCGGCAGCCGCATCACTGCCGTCTCCAACTCGTCCTCCCAGCGTGCCTTCATCGAGGCCCGCCGGGACGCCCGCGGTCTGAACAACCTCACCGTGATCACCGCGGACATGAACGACTTCACCACGGACGCGCGCTTTCACCGGGTCGTGTCGCTGGAGATGTTCGAGCACATGCGCAACTGGCGGGAACTGCTGAGGCGGATTCACGGCTGGCTGGAGCCCGGCGGGCAACTGTTCTTCCACGTCTTCTGTCACCGGGAGCTCGCCTACGTGTTCGAGACCCAGGGCGAGCACGACTGGATGGGGCGCTACTTCTTCACCGACGGGCTCATGCCTGCGGACAGCCTGCCTCTTTACTACCAGGAGCACCTGCAGATGCGCCGGCACTGGCGAGTCAACGGCCGGCACTATGAAACCACCTGCAACGCCTGGCTCCAGCGCATGGACGCCTCGCGCGGGCACATAGAAAAGGTGTTCGCCGACACGTACGGCGCCGACCATGTCGGCCTGTGGTGGAATCGCTGGCGCATCTTTTTCATGGCCTGCGCGGAGCTGTTCGGCTATCGCGGCGGCGACGAATGGTTCGTGTCCCACTACCTGATGGCCAAACCCGCGGGCGAACAGGTTTGA
- the nadA gene encoding quinolinate synthase NadA, translating into MSKVQAVHAEAPVEFFREQPFTADETLRSGEREQLMDRIREQLRAQNAVLVAHYYTAPDLQILADETGGIVSDSLEMARFGYEHPAQTVVVAGVRFMGETAKILSPEKRVLMPDLEATCSLDEGCPPEEFAAFCDQHPDRTVVVYANTSAAVKARADWVVTSSIALEVVRHLHEQGEKILWAPDKHLGAYVQQQTGADMLMWDGACIVHEEFKAIELEKQRAEHPGAKVLVHPESPQGVVALADVVGSTSQLLKAVQTDDADTFIVATDAGLFHKMHEAAPGKTLLKAPTAGRSATCTSCAHCPWMAMNGLRNLAHTLETGANEIHVDPAVAEQALVSLGRMLEFGRNRQKVVEGAGDA; encoded by the coding sequence ATGAGCAAGGTACAAGCGGTCCATGCCGAGGCCCCGGTGGAGTTCTTCCGGGAGCAGCCGTTTACGGCCGACGAGACGCTGCGAAGCGGTGAGCGCGAGCAGTTGATGGACCGCATTCGCGAGCAACTGCGCGCGCAGAATGCCGTTCTGGTGGCGCACTACTACACCGCGCCGGACCTGCAGATCCTGGCCGACGAGACTGGTGGCATCGTCTCCGATTCCCTGGAGATGGCCCGCTTCGGCTATGAGCATCCGGCGCAGACGGTGGTGGTGGCCGGCGTGCGCTTCATGGGCGAGACGGCCAAGATCCTCAGCCCCGAGAAGCGGGTACTGATGCCCGATCTGGAAGCCACCTGCTCCCTGGACGAAGGCTGCCCGCCGGAGGAGTTCGCCGCTTTCTGCGATCAGCACCCCGACCGCACGGTGGTGGTCTATGCCAATACCAGTGCTGCGGTGAAGGCGCGGGCTGACTGGGTGGTCACTTCCAGTATCGCACTGGAGGTGGTGCGCCACCTGCACGAGCAGGGCGAGAAGATCCTCTGGGCCCCGGACAAACACCTGGGCGCCTACGTGCAGCAGCAGACCGGTGCCGACATGCTCATGTGGGACGGCGCCTGCATTGTCCACGAGGAATTCAAGGCTATTGAACTCGAGAAGCAGCGGGCCGAACACCCCGGCGCCAAGGTGTTGGTGCACCCGGAGTCGCCCCAGGGGGTGGTGGCGCTGGCCGACGTGGTGGGCTCCACCTCGCAGCTCCTCAAGGCGGTGCAGACGGATGATGCCGATACCTTCATCGTCGCCACTGACGCCGGGTTGTTCCACAAGATGCACGAGGCTGCCCCGGGGAAGACACTGCTGAAAGCGCCCACCGCCGGGCGTAGCGCCACCTGCACCAGTTGTGCCCACTGCCCCTGGATGGCCATGAATGGCTTGCGCAACCTGGCGCACACCCTGGAGACCGGCGCCAACGAGATTCATGTGGATCCGGCCGTGGCCGAGCAGGCACTCGTCTCCCTGGGACGGATGCTGGAGTTCGGCCGAAACCGGCAGAAGGTGGTGGAGGGCGCCGGCGACGCCTGA
- a CDS encoding NUDIX domain-containing protein, with the protein MFQFGDGNSVQMTERALTGLATDVVVFTITDHCLRVLLVQRSGAPFSGYWSLPGGMVPIDEALDDCASRMLREKTGVHGVYLEQLYSFGRPERDPRGRVVSVSYYALVPPARLPSLPSESQRLAWKPVDELPELAFDHSDIIAMAHRRLAAKLEYSTIALQFMGERFTLSELQSVYETILGEQLDKRNFRKRVRNLPCIEDTGERFRAGKHRPARLFRVTRPDRVDIIK; encoded by the coding sequence ATGTTTCAGTTTGGCGACGGGAACAGCGTCCAGATGACGGAGCGCGCGCTGACAGGCCTGGCAACGGACGTGGTGGTGTTCACCATCACTGACCACTGCCTGCGCGTGCTCCTGGTGCAGCGCAGCGGCGCGCCGTTCAGCGGCTACTGGTCGCTCCCCGGCGGCATGGTGCCCATCGACGAGGCGCTGGATGACTGCGCCAGCCGCATGCTGCGGGAGAAGACCGGCGTGCATGGGGTGTACCTGGAGCAGCTCTACAGCTTCGGGCGCCCGGAGCGCGATCCCCGGGGCAGGGTGGTGTCGGTGTCGTACTACGCCCTGGTGCCGCCGGCACGGCTGCCGTCGCTGCCCTCGGAGTCCCAGCGGCTCGCCTGGAAGCCGGTGGACGAACTGCCCGAGCTCGCTTTCGACCACAGCGATATCATCGCCATGGCGCACCGGCGCCTGGCGGCAAAACTGGAATATTCGACCATCGCCCTGCAGTTCATGGGTGAGCGGTTCACCCTCAGCGAGCTGCAGTCGGTCTACGAGACCATCCTGGGTGAACAACTGGACAAGCGGAACTTCCGCAAGCGGGTCAGGAACCTGCCGTGCATCGAGGACACGGGGGAGCGGTTCCGCGCCGGCAAGCACCGGCCGGCCCGCCTGTTCCGCGTCACCCGGCCGGACCGGGTGGATATCATCAAGTAG
- a CDS encoding alpha/beta hydrolase: MPSRYLLLPGAGLLMALAACAVHEGKPKQSTELPRTDVQDVLVEQYTPQDWPQPLDARIRQPVGEGPFPAVLVVHGGGWQRRSPDDMEGIAEQLAARGLVTVNVAYRFAPEHWFPAQLHDIQQAMHWMLDNAERLNVDAERIGALGYSSGAHLVSLMALVAGQGGELDGGPQTRPAAVVAGGTPSDLRKWEDGELLEDFLGGSRAEVPELYAAASPVVHVHQQAPPFFLFHGTMDRLVPTDHATDFHAALKEAGVSSELYLQRLRGHLLAFVLRGGAMDEATRFLHQEL, encoded by the coding sequence ATGCCCTCCCGCTATCTGCTGCTCCCCGGCGCCGGCCTGCTCATGGCCCTGGCGGCCTGCGCCGTCCATGAGGGCAAACCCAAGCAGTCCACCGAGTTACCCCGCACGGACGTGCAGGATGTACTGGTCGAGCAATACACACCACAAGACTGGCCGCAGCCCCTGGATGCCCGCATTCGGCAGCCCGTTGGCGAGGGCCCGTTCCCGGCGGTGCTGGTGGTGCACGGGGGTGGCTGGCAACGGCGGAGCCCGGATGACATGGAAGGCATTGCCGAGCAGCTGGCAGCGCGTGGCCTGGTCACGGTCAACGTCGCCTACCGCTTCGCCCCCGAACACTGGTTTCCCGCCCAGCTCCATGACATCCAGCAGGCCATGCACTGGATGCTCGACAACGCCGAGCGTCTCAACGTGGATGCCGAGCGGATCGGTGCGCTGGGCTACTCCTCGGGTGCCCATCTTGTGAGCCTGATGGCGCTGGTCGCCGGCCAGGGCGGCGAGCTTGATGGCGGGCCACAGACCCGACCCGCCGCCGTCGTTGCCGGTGGCACGCCCAGCGATCTACGCAAATGGGAGGACGGCGAGCTGCTCGAAGATTTCCTCGGTGGCTCCCGGGCCGAGGTGCCAGAGCTTTATGCTGCCGCGTCGCCAGTGGTCCATGTGCATCAACAGGCGCCGCCGTTCTTCCTGTTCCACGGCACCATGGACCGGCTGGTGCCGACGGATCATGCCACCGACTTCCACGCTGCGTTGAAGGAGGCGGGCGTGAGCAGCGAGTTGTATCTCCAGCGCTTGCGCGGCCATCTTCTCGCCTTCGTCCTGCGTGGCGGTGCCATGGATGAGGCCACCCGCTTTCTGCATCAGGAGTTGTAG
- a CDS encoding universal stress protein gives MASTIKTILVPVDGSKHAAAAARYADSLARRIDARVELLHAFPESPRALMERLGNTTEQALAGPLSSDAFKGIRKESASRAFSSARSLLLEGAVSMEEVIVDGEPAEALAEYAKNVDSPIIIMGRRGLGRVREFLVGSVSEGVILRATCPVTVISDDDVVATSAYIVPVDGSKSALVAVRHAAGLASATGASIHLLHVFPNTPREIPGVGGSMAELAGVGPFADESFAELGRESAERAFKQARREIDDESIEVLDVRRGGDPATTINAYSREIGEAEIVMGRRGLSRLEAFVMGSVSRRVVHGAFCPVTVLH, from the coding sequence ATGGCCAGCACCATCAAAACAATCCTCGTCCCCGTGGACGGCTCGAAGCACGCCGCTGCGGCGGCGCGGTACGCCGATTCGCTCGCGCGCAGGATCGACGCCCGGGTAGAACTCCTGCACGCCTTCCCGGAGTCGCCGCGGGCGCTGATGGAGCGGTTGGGTAACACCACCGAGCAGGCCCTCGCGGGTCCACTGTCCTCGGACGCCTTCAAAGGCATCCGCAAGGAAAGCGCCAGCCGCGCCTTCAGTAGCGCCCGCTCGCTGCTTCTGGAAGGCGCGGTCAGCATGGAAGAGGTCATTGTCGATGGCGAGCCTGCCGAGGCTCTCGCCGAGTATGCGAAGAATGTCGACTCGCCCATTATCATCATGGGGCGTCGCGGTCTCGGGCGCGTGCGCGAGTTCCTGGTAGGGAGTGTCAGCGAGGGTGTCATCCTCCGCGCCACGTGTCCGGTGACGGTCATTTCCGACGATGACGTGGTCGCCACCAGCGCCTACATCGTACCGGTGGATGGGTCCAAGTCGGCGCTGGTGGCCGTGCGGCACGCCGCCGGTCTGGCCTCGGCCACCGGCGCGTCCATCCACCTGCTCCACGTGTTCCCGAATACGCCGCGGGAGATTCCCGGAGTCGGTGGCAGCATGGCGGAGCTGGCCGGTGTCGGGCCGTTTGCCGATGAGAGTTTCGCTGAACTCGGGCGCGAGTCGGCGGAGCGTGCCTTCAAGCAGGCGCGCAGGGAAATCGATGACGAGAGCATCGAGGTCCTCGATGTCCGTCGGGGCGGCGACCCGGCCACGACCATCAACGCCTACAGCCGCGAGATCGGCGAGGCGGAGATCGTCATGGGCCGTCGCGGCCTGTCACGACTCGAGGCTTTTGTCATGGGCAGTGTCAGCCGCCGCGTGGTCCACGGCGCCTTCTGCCCGGTGACCGTCCTGCATTGA
- a CDS encoding GspH/FimT family pseudopilin — protein sequence MRKRNGFTLIELMVTLAVAAILLTLGVPSFQYILQSNRVSTQTNELITGISGARSEAVRRNQDVLLVPIDGDWNRGFQIEVPALEDEDDEDDEFHVVRRFDTFGNGMDVTTTDANPITFAGRGSLTSGSGTPTITLQPERECRGDMRRVIEISASGSVQTTREACQ from the coding sequence ATGAGAAAACGAAACGGCTTCACGCTGATCGAGCTGATGGTGACGCTGGCGGTGGCAGCAATCCTGCTGACCCTCGGCGTACCCAGTTTTCAGTACATCCTGCAAAGCAATCGAGTGTCGACCCAGACCAACGAGCTGATCACTGGCATATCCGGGGCCCGTTCGGAAGCCGTGCGGCGGAACCAGGATGTGCTCTTGGTCCCCATCGACGGCGACTGGAACCGCGGATTCCAAATCGAGGTACCGGCTCTGGAGGACGAGGACGACGAAGATGACGAGTTCCACGTGGTACGTCGCTTCGATACCTTCGGCAATGGCATGGACGTGACCACCACCGATGCGAACCCGATTACTTTCGCTGGCAGAGGGTCGCTGACGTCAGGATCCGGAACACCAACGATCACCTTGCAACCGGAACGCGAGTGCCGCGGGGACATGCGTCGCGTGATCGAGATCTCGGCCAGCGGAAGCGTACAAACCACACGGGAAGCTTGCCAATGA
- the pilV gene encoding type IV pilus modification protein PilV, which produces MNTAKRWAPNTQRQRGYSLLEILIAVLVLSIGLLGLAGLQTTSLQSNQSAAQVSQATFLAQDILDRMRANPGAARQGNYDIGFGTSSSDMGNSPLARADLREWLQQMEAALPGTTGDGCNGDCGAAIQVNGDGRAEITLRWVDERRPEDDDQRVTSFRTVSRI; this is translated from the coding sequence ATGAACACAGCAAAGCGGTGGGCCCCGAATACACAACGCCAGCGCGGCTACAGCCTGCTGGAGATTCTGATCGCCGTACTGGTTCTGTCGATCGGGCTACTCGGGCTGGCGGGTCTGCAGACCACCAGCCTGCAGAGTAATCAATCGGCGGCGCAGGTCTCTCAGGCAACATTCCTTGCGCAAGACATTCTCGACCGGATGCGCGCCAACCCAGGCGCGGCAAGGCAGGGCAACTACGATATCGGTTTCGGCACGTCGAGTTCCGACATGGGTAACAGCCCACTCGCCCGGGCAGACCTTCGCGAATGGCTTCAGCAAATGGAGGCCGCGCTGCCCGGCACCACGGGAGACGGGTGTAACGGCGACTGCGGCGCGGCGATCCAGGTGAACGGTGATGGCCGCGCCGAGATCACGCTCCGCTGGGTGGATGAGCGGCGCCCGGAGGACGACGATCAGCGGGTTACCAGCTTCAGGACGGTGTCACGGATATGA